The following coding sequences lie in one Heliangelus exortis chromosome 8, bHelExo1.hap1, whole genome shotgun sequence genomic window:
- the LRRC8D gene encoding volume-regulated anion channel subunit LRRC8D isoform X2, giving the protein MHFFGSTPSYSIGMFTLAEVASLNDIQPTYRILKPWWDVFMDYLAVVMLMVAIFAGTMQLTKDQVVCLPVLQSTVNSKAQPSTSGRADFTTVETTTGQGEASSSMRTVSFGSAPTVTPEVPLSRATSSQYHPTESGQELKKEQKDSSGRKTNLDFQQYVFINQMCYHLALPWYSKYFPYLVLIHTIILIVSSNFWFKYPKTCSKIEHFVSILGKCFESPWTTKALSETACEDSEENKQRLTGAQSLPKYVSTSSDEGSPSASTPMITKSGFKFSADKPMIEVPSVTILDKKDGEQAKALFEKVRKFRAHVEDSDLIYKLYVGQTVIKTVKFIFILCYTANFVNTISFEHICNPKVEHLIGYTQFECTHNMAYMLKKLLISYISLICVYGFICLYTLFWLFRIPLKEYSFEKVREESSFSDIPDVKNDFAFLLHMVDQYDQLYSKRFGVFLSEVSENKLREISLNHEWTFEKLRQHVSRNAQEKQELHLFMLSGVPDAVFDLTDLDVLKLELISEAKIPPKISQMTNLQELHLCHCPVKVEQTAFSFLRDHLRCLHVKFTDVAEIPAWVYLLKNLRELYLVGNLNSENNKMIGLESLRELRHLKILHVKSNLTKIPPNITDVAPHLTKLVIHNDGTKLVVLNSLKKMINVAELELQNCELERIPHAIFSLSNLQELDLKSNSIRTIEEIISFQHLKRLTCLKLWHNKIVEIPPSITHVRNLESLYLSNNKLESLPPAVFSLQKLRCLDVSYNSIALIPEDIGCLQNLQHFYITGNKVKILPKELFKCVKLRTLSLGQNSITSIPDKIGKLLQLTHLELKGNCLDRLPATLEQCSLLRKSGLVVEDHLFDTLPSEVKEVLNQDTSIPYANGI; this is encoded by the exons ATGCACTTCTTTGGTAGCACTCCTTCCTATTCTATAG gAATGTTTACCCTTGCAGAAGTTGCATCGCTCAATGACATCCAGCCAACATACCGTATCCTGAAGCCATGGTGGGATGTATTTATGGATTATCTAGCTGTTGTTATGTTAATGGTTGCCATTTTTGCTGGAACCATGCAGCTCACCAAAGACCAGGTGGTCTGCTTGCCAGTTTTGCAGTCTACTGTAAATTCAAAAGCACAACCCAGTACATCAGGAAGGGCTGACTTTACCACTGTTGAGACAACCACTGGTCAAGGAGAAGCATCATCATCAATGAGAACAGTTTCCTTCGGAAGTGCCCCTACTGTAACGCCTGAAGTACCTCTGAGCAGAGCTACCTCTTCTCAGTATCATCCCACTGAATCAGGCCAGGAGctgaagaaggagcagaaagatTCTTCAGGCCGTAAGACAAATTTGGATTTTCAGCAATACGTATTTATTAACCAGATGTGCTATCACTTGGCTCTTCCTTGGTATTCGAAGTATTTTCCCTATCTTGTTCTCATCCATACTATCATTTTAATAGTCAGTAGCAATTTTTGGTTCAAATATCCCAAGACTTGCTCAAAAATCGAGCACTTTGTTTCTATATTAGGGAAGTGTTTTGAGTCCCCTTGGACTACAAAAGCCTTGTCTGAAACGGCATGTGAGGACTCCGAGGAGAACAAACAGAGGTTAACTGGTGCCCAGTCCCTGCCCAAGTATGTTTCCACTAGCAGTGATGAAGGAAGCCCAAGTGCCAGCACTCCCATGATAACAAAGTCTGGCTTCAAATTTTCAGCCGACAAGCCAATGATCGAGGTTCCTAGCGTCACTATTTTAGATAAGAAAGACGGAGAACAAGCTAAAGCGCTCTTTGAGAAAGTCCGTAAGTTTCGGGCTCACGTGGAGGACAGTGATCTGATCTACAAGCTCTACGTTGGCCAAACTGTCATCAAGACTGTCAAGTTCATATTTATTCTCTGCTACACTGCAAACTTTGTTAACACCATTAGTTTTGAACACATCTGCAACCCAAAAGTGGAACACTTGATAGGCTACACGCAGTTTGAATGTACGCACAACATGGCTTACATGTTAAAGAAGCTGCTGATCAGCTATATTTCCCTCATTTGTGTCTATGGTTTTATCTGCCTCTACACGCTTTTCTGGCTGTTCCGAATTCCTTTGAAAGAATATTCCTTTGAAAAGGTCAGAGAAGAGAGTAGCTTCAGTGATATCCCTGATGTCAAAAAtgattttgcatttctcttgcACATGGTAGATCAGTACGACCAGCTGTATTCTAAGCGGTTTGGTGTCTTCTTGTCGGAGGTAAGTGAGAACAAACTACGGGAAATCAGTTTAAACCACGAGTGGACTTTTGAAAAGCTGCGGCAACACGTCTCCCGCAATgcccaggaaaagcaggagctgcatCTCTTCATGCTGTCAGGGGTTCCTGATGCGGTGTTTGATCTGACAGATCTGGATGTGTTGAAACTGGAGCTGATTTCCGAAGCGAAAATCCCACCAAAAATTTCCCAGATGACAAATCTTCAGGAGCTTCATCTGTGCCACTGTCCTGTGAAGGTCGAGCAGACTGCCTTCAGCTTCCTCCGGGACCACTTGAGATGCCTTCATGTGAAATTCACAGATGTTGCAGAAATTCCTGCGTGGGTGTATTTGCTCAAAAACCTCCGTGAATTGTACTTGGTAGGCAACTTGAACTCTGAGAACAATAAAATGATAGGGCTTGAATCTCTCAGAGAGTTGAGACATCTTAAAATCCTCCACGTGAAGAGCAATTTGACCAAAATTCCCCCCAATATCACAGATGTGGCACCACATCTGACAAAACTGGTCATTCATAATGACGGCACTAAGCTTGTGGTACTCAATAGCCTTAAGAAAATGATTAATGTTGCGGAGCTGGAACTTCAGAACTGTGAACTGGAGAGAATTCCCCATGCCATCTTCAGCCTCTCTAACTTACAGGAACTGGATTTAAAGTCAAATAGCATACGCACAATTGAAGAAATCATCAGTTTCCAGCACTTAAAAAGATTGACTTGTTTAAAGCTGTGGCATAATAAAATAGTTGAAATTCCTCCCTCCATTACCCATGTAAGGAATTTGGAGTCTCTTTATCTCTCCAATAACAAACTCGAATCCTTACCACCCGCAGTGTTCAGTTTACAGAAACTTAGGTGTTTAGACGTAAGCTACAACTCAATCGCATTGATTCCAGAAGATATAGGTTGTCTTCAAAATCTGCAGCATTTTTACATTACGGGAAACAAAGTCAAAATTTTGCCAAAAGAGTTGTTTAAATGCGTTAAGTTGAGGACTTTGAGTCTGGGACAAAACTCTATTACCTCAATCCCAGATAAAATTGGTAAACTGTTGCAGCTGACTCATCTGGAATTGAAGGGGAACTGCTTGGACCGTCTGCCAGCCACGCTGGAGCAGTGTTCTCTTCTCAGGAAAAGCGGGCTCGTGGTGGAAGATCACCTCTTTGACACTTTGCCCTCGGAAGTGAAAGAGGTGCTGAATCAAGACACAAGCATTCCCTACGCTAACGGCATTTAG
- the LRRC8D gene encoding volume-regulated anion channel subunit LRRC8D isoform X1: MSDCQQLLSWLFPFLTSNLSTSISYLLMCGMFTLAEVASLNDIQPTYRILKPWWDVFMDYLAVVMLMVAIFAGTMQLTKDQVVCLPVLQSTVNSKAQPSTSGRADFTTVETTTGQGEASSSMRTVSFGSAPTVTPEVPLSRATSSQYHPTESGQELKKEQKDSSGRKTNLDFQQYVFINQMCYHLALPWYSKYFPYLVLIHTIILIVSSNFWFKYPKTCSKIEHFVSILGKCFESPWTTKALSETACEDSEENKQRLTGAQSLPKYVSTSSDEGSPSASTPMITKSGFKFSADKPMIEVPSVTILDKKDGEQAKALFEKVRKFRAHVEDSDLIYKLYVGQTVIKTVKFIFILCYTANFVNTISFEHICNPKVEHLIGYTQFECTHNMAYMLKKLLISYISLICVYGFICLYTLFWLFRIPLKEYSFEKVREESSFSDIPDVKNDFAFLLHMVDQYDQLYSKRFGVFLSEVSENKLREISLNHEWTFEKLRQHVSRNAQEKQELHLFMLSGVPDAVFDLTDLDVLKLELISEAKIPPKISQMTNLQELHLCHCPVKVEQTAFSFLRDHLRCLHVKFTDVAEIPAWVYLLKNLRELYLVGNLNSENNKMIGLESLRELRHLKILHVKSNLTKIPPNITDVAPHLTKLVIHNDGTKLVVLNSLKKMINVAELELQNCELERIPHAIFSLSNLQELDLKSNSIRTIEEIISFQHLKRLTCLKLWHNKIVEIPPSITHVRNLESLYLSNNKLESLPPAVFSLQKLRCLDVSYNSIALIPEDIGCLQNLQHFYITGNKVKILPKELFKCVKLRTLSLGQNSITSIPDKIGKLLQLTHLELKGNCLDRLPATLEQCSLLRKSGLVVEDHLFDTLPSEVKEVLNQDTSIPYANGI, from the coding sequence gAATGTTTACCCTTGCAGAAGTTGCATCGCTCAATGACATCCAGCCAACATACCGTATCCTGAAGCCATGGTGGGATGTATTTATGGATTATCTAGCTGTTGTTATGTTAATGGTTGCCATTTTTGCTGGAACCATGCAGCTCACCAAAGACCAGGTGGTCTGCTTGCCAGTTTTGCAGTCTACTGTAAATTCAAAAGCACAACCCAGTACATCAGGAAGGGCTGACTTTACCACTGTTGAGACAACCACTGGTCAAGGAGAAGCATCATCATCAATGAGAACAGTTTCCTTCGGAAGTGCCCCTACTGTAACGCCTGAAGTACCTCTGAGCAGAGCTACCTCTTCTCAGTATCATCCCACTGAATCAGGCCAGGAGctgaagaaggagcagaaagatTCTTCAGGCCGTAAGACAAATTTGGATTTTCAGCAATACGTATTTATTAACCAGATGTGCTATCACTTGGCTCTTCCTTGGTATTCGAAGTATTTTCCCTATCTTGTTCTCATCCATACTATCATTTTAATAGTCAGTAGCAATTTTTGGTTCAAATATCCCAAGACTTGCTCAAAAATCGAGCACTTTGTTTCTATATTAGGGAAGTGTTTTGAGTCCCCTTGGACTACAAAAGCCTTGTCTGAAACGGCATGTGAGGACTCCGAGGAGAACAAACAGAGGTTAACTGGTGCCCAGTCCCTGCCCAAGTATGTTTCCACTAGCAGTGATGAAGGAAGCCCAAGTGCCAGCACTCCCATGATAACAAAGTCTGGCTTCAAATTTTCAGCCGACAAGCCAATGATCGAGGTTCCTAGCGTCACTATTTTAGATAAGAAAGACGGAGAACAAGCTAAAGCGCTCTTTGAGAAAGTCCGTAAGTTTCGGGCTCACGTGGAGGACAGTGATCTGATCTACAAGCTCTACGTTGGCCAAACTGTCATCAAGACTGTCAAGTTCATATTTATTCTCTGCTACACTGCAAACTTTGTTAACACCATTAGTTTTGAACACATCTGCAACCCAAAAGTGGAACACTTGATAGGCTACACGCAGTTTGAATGTACGCACAACATGGCTTACATGTTAAAGAAGCTGCTGATCAGCTATATTTCCCTCATTTGTGTCTATGGTTTTATCTGCCTCTACACGCTTTTCTGGCTGTTCCGAATTCCTTTGAAAGAATATTCCTTTGAAAAGGTCAGAGAAGAGAGTAGCTTCAGTGATATCCCTGATGTCAAAAAtgattttgcatttctcttgcACATGGTAGATCAGTACGACCAGCTGTATTCTAAGCGGTTTGGTGTCTTCTTGTCGGAGGTAAGTGAGAACAAACTACGGGAAATCAGTTTAAACCACGAGTGGACTTTTGAAAAGCTGCGGCAACACGTCTCCCGCAATgcccaggaaaagcaggagctgcatCTCTTCATGCTGTCAGGGGTTCCTGATGCGGTGTTTGATCTGACAGATCTGGATGTGTTGAAACTGGAGCTGATTTCCGAAGCGAAAATCCCACCAAAAATTTCCCAGATGACAAATCTTCAGGAGCTTCATCTGTGCCACTGTCCTGTGAAGGTCGAGCAGACTGCCTTCAGCTTCCTCCGGGACCACTTGAGATGCCTTCATGTGAAATTCACAGATGTTGCAGAAATTCCTGCGTGGGTGTATTTGCTCAAAAACCTCCGTGAATTGTACTTGGTAGGCAACTTGAACTCTGAGAACAATAAAATGATAGGGCTTGAATCTCTCAGAGAGTTGAGACATCTTAAAATCCTCCACGTGAAGAGCAATTTGACCAAAATTCCCCCCAATATCACAGATGTGGCACCACATCTGACAAAACTGGTCATTCATAATGACGGCACTAAGCTTGTGGTACTCAATAGCCTTAAGAAAATGATTAATGTTGCGGAGCTGGAACTTCAGAACTGTGAACTGGAGAGAATTCCCCATGCCATCTTCAGCCTCTCTAACTTACAGGAACTGGATTTAAAGTCAAATAGCATACGCACAATTGAAGAAATCATCAGTTTCCAGCACTTAAAAAGATTGACTTGTTTAAAGCTGTGGCATAATAAAATAGTTGAAATTCCTCCCTCCATTACCCATGTAAGGAATTTGGAGTCTCTTTATCTCTCCAATAACAAACTCGAATCCTTACCACCCGCAGTGTTCAGTTTACAGAAACTTAGGTGTTTAGACGTAAGCTACAACTCAATCGCATTGATTCCAGAAGATATAGGTTGTCTTCAAAATCTGCAGCATTTTTACATTACGGGAAACAAAGTCAAAATTTTGCCAAAAGAGTTGTTTAAATGCGTTAAGTTGAGGACTTTGAGTCTGGGACAAAACTCTATTACCTCAATCCCAGATAAAATTGGTAAACTGTTGCAGCTGACTCATCTGGAATTGAAGGGGAACTGCTTGGACCGTCTGCCAGCCACGCTGGAGCAGTGTTCTCTTCTCAGGAAAAGCGGGCTCGTGGTGGAAGATCACCTCTTTGACACTTTGCCCTCGGAAGTGAAAGAGGTGCTGAATCAAGACACAAGCATTCCCTACGCTAACGGCATTTAG
- the LRRC8D gene encoding volume-regulated anion channel subunit LRRC8D isoform X3, translated as MFTLAEVASLNDIQPTYRILKPWWDVFMDYLAVVMLMVAIFAGTMQLTKDQVVCLPVLQSTVNSKAQPSTSGRADFTTVETTTGQGEASSSMRTVSFGSAPTVTPEVPLSRATSSQYHPTESGQELKKEQKDSSGRKTNLDFQQYVFINQMCYHLALPWYSKYFPYLVLIHTIILIVSSNFWFKYPKTCSKIEHFVSILGKCFESPWTTKALSETACEDSEENKQRLTGAQSLPKYVSTSSDEGSPSASTPMITKSGFKFSADKPMIEVPSVTILDKKDGEQAKALFEKVRKFRAHVEDSDLIYKLYVGQTVIKTVKFIFILCYTANFVNTISFEHICNPKVEHLIGYTQFECTHNMAYMLKKLLISYISLICVYGFICLYTLFWLFRIPLKEYSFEKVREESSFSDIPDVKNDFAFLLHMVDQYDQLYSKRFGVFLSEVSENKLREISLNHEWTFEKLRQHVSRNAQEKQELHLFMLSGVPDAVFDLTDLDVLKLELISEAKIPPKISQMTNLQELHLCHCPVKVEQTAFSFLRDHLRCLHVKFTDVAEIPAWVYLLKNLRELYLVGNLNSENNKMIGLESLRELRHLKILHVKSNLTKIPPNITDVAPHLTKLVIHNDGTKLVVLNSLKKMINVAELELQNCELERIPHAIFSLSNLQELDLKSNSIRTIEEIISFQHLKRLTCLKLWHNKIVEIPPSITHVRNLESLYLSNNKLESLPPAVFSLQKLRCLDVSYNSIALIPEDIGCLQNLQHFYITGNKVKILPKELFKCVKLRTLSLGQNSITSIPDKIGKLLQLTHLELKGNCLDRLPATLEQCSLLRKSGLVVEDHLFDTLPSEVKEVLNQDTSIPYANGI; from the coding sequence ATGTTTACCCTTGCAGAAGTTGCATCGCTCAATGACATCCAGCCAACATACCGTATCCTGAAGCCATGGTGGGATGTATTTATGGATTATCTAGCTGTTGTTATGTTAATGGTTGCCATTTTTGCTGGAACCATGCAGCTCACCAAAGACCAGGTGGTCTGCTTGCCAGTTTTGCAGTCTACTGTAAATTCAAAAGCACAACCCAGTACATCAGGAAGGGCTGACTTTACCACTGTTGAGACAACCACTGGTCAAGGAGAAGCATCATCATCAATGAGAACAGTTTCCTTCGGAAGTGCCCCTACTGTAACGCCTGAAGTACCTCTGAGCAGAGCTACCTCTTCTCAGTATCATCCCACTGAATCAGGCCAGGAGctgaagaaggagcagaaagatTCTTCAGGCCGTAAGACAAATTTGGATTTTCAGCAATACGTATTTATTAACCAGATGTGCTATCACTTGGCTCTTCCTTGGTATTCGAAGTATTTTCCCTATCTTGTTCTCATCCATACTATCATTTTAATAGTCAGTAGCAATTTTTGGTTCAAATATCCCAAGACTTGCTCAAAAATCGAGCACTTTGTTTCTATATTAGGGAAGTGTTTTGAGTCCCCTTGGACTACAAAAGCCTTGTCTGAAACGGCATGTGAGGACTCCGAGGAGAACAAACAGAGGTTAACTGGTGCCCAGTCCCTGCCCAAGTATGTTTCCACTAGCAGTGATGAAGGAAGCCCAAGTGCCAGCACTCCCATGATAACAAAGTCTGGCTTCAAATTTTCAGCCGACAAGCCAATGATCGAGGTTCCTAGCGTCACTATTTTAGATAAGAAAGACGGAGAACAAGCTAAAGCGCTCTTTGAGAAAGTCCGTAAGTTTCGGGCTCACGTGGAGGACAGTGATCTGATCTACAAGCTCTACGTTGGCCAAACTGTCATCAAGACTGTCAAGTTCATATTTATTCTCTGCTACACTGCAAACTTTGTTAACACCATTAGTTTTGAACACATCTGCAACCCAAAAGTGGAACACTTGATAGGCTACACGCAGTTTGAATGTACGCACAACATGGCTTACATGTTAAAGAAGCTGCTGATCAGCTATATTTCCCTCATTTGTGTCTATGGTTTTATCTGCCTCTACACGCTTTTCTGGCTGTTCCGAATTCCTTTGAAAGAATATTCCTTTGAAAAGGTCAGAGAAGAGAGTAGCTTCAGTGATATCCCTGATGTCAAAAAtgattttgcatttctcttgcACATGGTAGATCAGTACGACCAGCTGTATTCTAAGCGGTTTGGTGTCTTCTTGTCGGAGGTAAGTGAGAACAAACTACGGGAAATCAGTTTAAACCACGAGTGGACTTTTGAAAAGCTGCGGCAACACGTCTCCCGCAATgcccaggaaaagcaggagctgcatCTCTTCATGCTGTCAGGGGTTCCTGATGCGGTGTTTGATCTGACAGATCTGGATGTGTTGAAACTGGAGCTGATTTCCGAAGCGAAAATCCCACCAAAAATTTCCCAGATGACAAATCTTCAGGAGCTTCATCTGTGCCACTGTCCTGTGAAGGTCGAGCAGACTGCCTTCAGCTTCCTCCGGGACCACTTGAGATGCCTTCATGTGAAATTCACAGATGTTGCAGAAATTCCTGCGTGGGTGTATTTGCTCAAAAACCTCCGTGAATTGTACTTGGTAGGCAACTTGAACTCTGAGAACAATAAAATGATAGGGCTTGAATCTCTCAGAGAGTTGAGACATCTTAAAATCCTCCACGTGAAGAGCAATTTGACCAAAATTCCCCCCAATATCACAGATGTGGCACCACATCTGACAAAACTGGTCATTCATAATGACGGCACTAAGCTTGTGGTACTCAATAGCCTTAAGAAAATGATTAATGTTGCGGAGCTGGAACTTCAGAACTGTGAACTGGAGAGAATTCCCCATGCCATCTTCAGCCTCTCTAACTTACAGGAACTGGATTTAAAGTCAAATAGCATACGCACAATTGAAGAAATCATCAGTTTCCAGCACTTAAAAAGATTGACTTGTTTAAAGCTGTGGCATAATAAAATAGTTGAAATTCCTCCCTCCATTACCCATGTAAGGAATTTGGAGTCTCTTTATCTCTCCAATAACAAACTCGAATCCTTACCACCCGCAGTGTTCAGTTTACAGAAACTTAGGTGTTTAGACGTAAGCTACAACTCAATCGCATTGATTCCAGAAGATATAGGTTGTCTTCAAAATCTGCAGCATTTTTACATTACGGGAAACAAAGTCAAAATTTTGCCAAAAGAGTTGTTTAAATGCGTTAAGTTGAGGACTTTGAGTCTGGGACAAAACTCTATTACCTCAATCCCAGATAAAATTGGTAAACTGTTGCAGCTGACTCATCTGGAATTGAAGGGGAACTGCTTGGACCGTCTGCCAGCCACGCTGGAGCAGTGTTCTCTTCTCAGGAAAAGCGGGCTCGTGGTGGAAGATCACCTCTTTGACACTTTGCCCTCGGAAGTGAAAGAGGTGCTGAATCAAGACACAAGCATTCCCTACGCTAACGGCATTTAG